TGCTGCGTCTGGTCGCGAACCGTCGCCGCTGTGAGCTTGTTAATATCTTGCAGCGATGAACGAAACTGATCGCGCATCTGCTCCGCGGCTTGCGCGGAGGCATCGGTCACATGATTGAACCCTGAAAGGTCGATACTGAATTTCATACCAAAACCGGAGAGGCGAACACGAAGGTCACGAAGTAGAAAGAGGTCACAAGGCTTCTTGTGACCTTATTTTTCGCCTTCGTGACCTTGGTATTCGCTTTTTGTTGCGCCGGAGGCGCGCAATGTGAAAGCCCAGCATGAAATGCTGGGTACGTGATTTTAAAATCCGAGTCCCGGAGGGACGGCATTTTAGTGATGTCGTCCCTCCGGGACTCGGATTTATTGCAACGATGCCCTGCATTTCATGTTGGGTGGGTAATCTAAGATCTCAGTCCTGGAGGAACGGCACCTCGGTGTACCGTCCCTCCAGGACTTGTATGGAACGGACATCGGCCCAGCATGTCATGCTGGGCTTTCACCTTGTGCGCCTCCGGCGCATTCGCTTCCTGGCATGCCGGGAACGCGTGTTAAGAATTTTCTAATTGCTTCAGGCGGAGACGTGCATACATGCCCACCCGCGCCTTCCACCGCGCTCAACAGATCGCCTGCCGTTTTCTTCCGCAACGGACGCGCTTTCATCATCGCCGCCAGCAACACATGCGTCGGAGGATGCTCGCTCCAGTATTCGAGCAATTCATTCGCTTCGAACAAGGTCAGCGCGTCTATCTCGCGTTTTGTCCATCCCGTTCCGGTAATGATTTGGCCGAAAAGACGCGGCCAGTCGGCGATTCGGCTCATTCGGCGGCTGGCTGATCTTCCCCCAGAGCTTCGGAGCGGTCCCTCTTTAATCCGGAGACTCTGAGCACACGGTCGAGCACTTCGGAAAACGTACTCAGATCGAGCATCTCTTCCAACTCCTCAAGCGCGATCTCCGGATGCAATTTGCTGATTGACGCGTGAATCACCGGAAGCAGCGCAAGCATCGAGCCAAATCCGTTTGTGCTCTTCTGCTCGACTCCGAGCAGCGCTGGCTCGAGCCGGCGCAAATCCCCCAAAGTCAGCGCAGATAACTCAAACTGCCTGCCGTTCACAACAATGGAATGCTTTTGCATGGCGCTCCTTTTGCGCTAGATCGTCGCGCTTATTCGGCAAGATAGAGATCCATCACCTGACCGCCGGCGTTCGAGAACGCCTCGAAGTCAAACTCCGGCACTAGGAAGTCTTCGTTCTTCGTCGCCCAGCTCAGCTTCTCGGCAACACATGAATAAAGGAGGAGGTTGGCCTGCTTGCCCGCATACTGCTCGTTGAGCAGAATCTGAAACGCGGGTGCGAAGCCCATGAGCTGCTGGCGGATGTTGAGCTGCACTCCTGCCGCGCTCGAATAGCGATACGAGATCAGGACCGCGGCGCTCGCGTCGGCGGCGGCGAAGGTGTAAATGCCGCTGCTGACGGAGTACTGTCCTTGAACTGGCGCGCTGGTTACTCTCGTCAGCGGAAGGCCGGTCGCGGAGTAGCGGACGCCCCAGTCGTCGACAAACTGTCCCGAATTGGTAACGGTGATCGTGTATGGCGAACCCGCGGGCACCGATTGCGCCTCGTCGAGCGCCGTCAGCTTCTGGCCGCTATTCATCGTCTGACCGAAGAACAGATCGTTGACGTGCTTGCCGATGATCTGCGCAAATTTCGCCTTGCCGGCGATCTTGCACTTGCCTCGCGCGACGGCTTCGGCAAACTGATTTTGGCCATACAGCTCTTTGAGCGCACCCGAGATTTCCAGGTTGATGTCCTGCAATGTGCCGAACTTCATTGGCGTGGGATTGGCAGCAAGATTTCCGGCGACTGGATAGCCCCACAATGTGCCGGATCCGAAATGAAACATGAGATCTCCTTATGGCTGTCGGCGATCGGCTTTGGGCATTCCGCCAGGAAGCTTTTTTTGCTGCCTAACGAAAACCGCTGCTGGCCGAACGCTGACAGCCGAATGCCGACGGCCTAAGCTGTAGTCAGAATTTCCACCGGCACCACAGCCATCGCCGCCGCGCCGTTTACGTTTTCCGTGATACGCGCACTGCCCTGGAGTCGGCAATGCGAGACTTTGCCGCCAAGAGTTTGCCTGCCATCGCCATTCAGGGGTGGAGCGAGCGCGGCCTCGACCGCATCAAGCAGCACATTTAATTCCTGAGATGGAACTGTCTGCTCGTCGCCCGATCCCTGTGTGTAAATCACGAGATCGACAGCCGCAATCCAGATGATCGGCTCGCCGTTCGCGTTCGTCTTCGCACGTTCTCCAGTCTGCACCTGGAACAGCGCCGGACGCGACTCCGGAGAAACCTGCTCCGGCATCTGCCAGCGGCGCGAGATGGTTGCAAAGCGAGAGCCGAGGGCAGATTGCAATGTGTTAAAGAGCGCGGAATAGACTTGCTCGCGAGGAGTGTTCATGGACAGGCTATCGGCACTCGGCTGTCGGCGTTCGGCCAGCCGGCGACATTGAGTCGTCGTGTACTATTGCCAACTCAGATCACGGGAGCGATATATGAAGGATTTTAGAAATCTTGAGGTCTGGCAAAAGGCGCATCAACTCACGTTGTCTGCCTATCGCGCGACCAGGACTTTTCCTTCGGACGAGCGGTTCGGCTTGAGCGGTCAAATTCGGAGTGCCGCATCGTCAATTCCAGCCAACATTGCGGAAGGATGCGGTCGGCGAGGCGATGCAGAGTTTCACCGCTTCCTGCAAATAGCCATGGGATCTGCCAGTGAACTTGAATACCACCTGCTTCTTTCACACGACTTGCAATACCTTGATGCAAAAGATCACAAGGAGCTAAGCGATGAGGCTGTGCGCGTGAAACGTATGCTTGCCTCTCTCATTCGCACGGTTGATGAGGGAGGAGAGAAGTCACGCAGCGCAAATGCCTGAATATTCAAGAGGGTTGACTGGCCGAACGCCGACAGCCGAACGCCGACAGCCTCTCTACGCCAGCGCCCGCCGCGTGTACTGCTCCAAAGTCATCAGTACACTTGCCGGCAGCATTTCTTTTGAAAAACTAATCGTTACCTGGCCACTCGCCGAACTCGCGTCTTCTCCGATGTGCGTACGCCGGCGATACACATATGCGAAGCCTTCAATCGCCGCTTGTTGCAGATCAGCCGGCACACTCGCGTATCCCGCCTGGTACACAAACTGCACATTCTGGAATCCGCGTGTGAACCGATACTGATACGTGCCGCTGTACGGACCGAGCGAGTAGAACGCGCTCGATCCGCCGCGGAGCATGATTCTCCTGGCATCGAATACGAATCCTGAGCTGACCTGGCTCGTCGCCGCTGGAATTGAGATGTTATCCACCATTACGTTGCTCACCGAGACGAGTGGAAAATTCCGCGGCAGCATGAACACCGCATCGTTCCCATCCCGGTTCTCAGTATAAGGAGTCGCGATGATGTGATCGCGATTCATCCAGCGCAGCATCTGCAGCGAGCCGCGCGTGATCAGGTTCTGCAGCAGCGTATCTTCAGCGCTGCTCTGAATGTTCAGCCACGCTTTCAGGTCGGCGAGGATACAGAGATCGTCAGGAGATGAGGGCATAAGATTTCTGGAACCTGCTTCTTTTCGTCATACCGAAACGAAGCGAGGAATCCTTATAGACACAAGGTTGTAAGGCGAGAGCCTTCCTCAGCCACTCGTGGGATTAAGCGAAGAATGCGCCGAGCCCTGCAAGCCATGGACATCGGGAGGGATTCCTCATGTCGTTTCGGAACGACAAGAAACAACTGTTCGTCTTAGTCCTTCAGTAACGCCGCAAGCAGCGCCGGCCCTTGCGGCTAAGTGCTCGTTTTGGGAACAATGCAGTCATGCGCGGACTGGCAAGTCTTGTCCTGGTTACCGGCGTCATGCTCGGCATCTACCACTTCTATTTCAAGCAGATGCCCACCAGTGATCCCGGCACAGCTCCAACCCAGGCCATCAGCCTGACCGGCGTGCGCATGGACCTGCTTCAGATCGCGCAGTCGGAACGCACATTTATTTCCCAAAATGGACGCTGCGCCGGTCTCGACGAGCTCATCTCTTCGGACACGCTAAGAATGTCCCGCACCGAGCGCGAAGGATATTCCTATTCGGTCTCCTGCTATGGCACGGACTTCAGCGCCACGGGAAGCCATCCACCTGCACCGGAAGGATCGCCAATCCGTTATCCCAATCTGGCAATCGATCAGACGATGCAGGTTCGGGAAATGAACTAGGTTACAGGCGACAGGGAACAGGGGACAGAAATACCCTAGCTCAAAGTCTTTTCTGTTCCCTATCCCCTGTAACCTGTCCCCTGTTCCCTATCCGTTCCCAATATTCGCCAACACGCAGAAGGCAAACGGAGCAAACACCTGCAAGACTTCATCCAGATATACGCCGAACTGATAAGTCCGGCTGGTGATCGGCCAATCCACCTGGTGATAGTCGCGACGGCATTTGATTTGCGCCACGTTGTCCACGTTCGAGAGCGGATACGGCAGGTACTCCGTCTGCATCAACAGCGTGCCGGCGGTCAGATAAGGATGGATCTCCATCGGGATCACCTGACCTCCGCCGGGAGCGAACTTGTTGAAGTAGCCCGCGACCATGGACCCGCCAATCACCGCCGGCTTGCCGTCTACGTCGAGATTGATGCGGAACAGCGGCACGCCGGTCGCCGCCAGAACTTTCTTATTAATGTTCGCGGCCTCCTGCGAGCTCACCCAGAGCTTTGAAGGTGACAGACGATTCGCATCCCACTGCGACTTGAGCGCCACGTCGATCTCGACAATCCCGCTTGCGCCATCAGAAGTGAGAAACGCGCCATCGAGCGACTTGTAATAAGCCGTGCCGCTCTGGTTGAAGTTGTTTACGATCTGCGTGAGGAATCCATCGAATAGCAGCGTGTTTCGGCTATTGTCGGCGGTGATCTGGCTGGCAGTCTGCGTGCCTGCGCCATTGGCCACGAGCGTAACTTTGTTCGCCGATGTGATCTGTGCCAGAGCAGCGTTCGCCGCCGAAGTGCCAAGATACCAGGCGTATCCTGCAGCCCCCGGAACCGCCGCCACTGTGGCACTAATAGTCTGATTCCCCGAAGTGGTTGTGATGGCATTCGAGGCCGCGGAGACGTTCGATGATCCACCCCCATATGAGTCTGTGGTTCCATCGATGTTGGTACGCGATACCGATCTGGGAACTCCGTTGGCGATGTTCGCGTTCAGGAATCCTTCCGGCGTAAGCGCCACAACGTACACCAGGTTTCCAGCCTGGACGGTGATCGATCCGCCCGATGCGAGAGTGGCTACCGGAGCCGCCGGTGTGCCCAGCGCGAGCGAGGCATTGCCGTTAAGGATCACGCGCTCTTCGGCGATCATCACCGCGCGCAGTACCGACTCGACCGTCCGCGCACGCGCATCGTCGAATCCCTGCGCCGCGTAGAGGGCTTCGAAGGTGACGTCGCCTTCGAGGCCAAGTCCGGCATACGCCGACGTGTAGTCCTGCTCAGTAATGCTGATGCGTCCGCCGCGCTTGCCCTCCGAAACTCCCGGAGACAGATTGTTTGTGTTGACCGCCGTGATCGCCTTCCAGCGCGTCGCGGTGTCGCCGTTGCCCATCACGCGCGGCAGCGCATTGCGCAGCGGCGACAAGACCGGATACAGCTTCTTCGCCGGCCCCGTCAGGTCGTAGTTCACCAGACCGGTAGAGGTCTGGAAGGTCGCTTTGGCAAGGTCGATCCCCTTCAGGAGCTCGAGCGTGCGCTGCGTGACTTCTCCGTTGAACATGGGTTTTAGTCCTTTGCTGAAATGTGTGGAAAGAGACTGCGGGCAGGTTGACCGCGTGTTGCTGATGACAGTTGACAGTTGGCGCTCGGCATTCGGCATTCAGCGTTCAGCCAACAAACATTCCGGCACTTCCGCGAACACCAGAATGTTTACCAGTTGGCGCTCGGCATTCGGCATTCAGCGTTCGGCCAACAAACATTCCGGCACTTCCGCGAACACCAGAATGTTTACTGGCCGAAAGCCGACAGCCGATTGCCGAAAGCCGCTTCTACGCCCCGACCACCGGATTCGCGTGCGCTGTCTTCATGGCTTCGATGAAGCCAGGATCAGCGTCGGCCTGCCGGCCTTCACGCGCAATGTGGATCCGGCCGCCTCCGGGCGGGTTTTTGCCATCGTCCTCTTTTGAAACTGTGACGCTGGTGCGCGCGATACGCTTCTCTGGCGCTGTAAGGCTCTTGGCAAAGCCTTCGCTAAATTTGCGGAATGCGTCTGCCAGCTCCTTCAATCCGGCTTCCAGCGATTCCAATTTGCGATCGATATCGACAACCTTCTCGAGCGAATGATTCGATTGCGTAATCGCCTTGTCGAGTTTTTCTTCTTGCTCTGGTTTCATTCCTTGCTCCTCTTCTGATTTAGCTTCGAAGCTTCGGAGCTGCGCAGCCTCGAAGCTCTTTACTTCCAAACTCCCATCCGCCTTGATCGCCGTGAAGTGCGCATTCGGCACCGCGGGATTGTCGACTACGCTGATCTCCACCGGCTGCGCAGTAAAGCGCAAGAACTCGCCGTCAGGCCAGAGGCTCACATAGCGTCCACCGATGGAAAAGCCGGTATAGACGCCTTCCAGGCATTTCTGCCACGCCGGATCATCGACGATCTTCGCGCCCACCGCGATGGTCTTCCGCTGGTCGTCAAATTGCAGATCGACCAGCTTGCCCACGGCACTCGACTGATGCATCTCCCGCACGTTCCCCAGGCTGCGTCCCAAAGTGGCATCCGAGATCCCGCGTGACCATTCTTCGAAGTAAGGCTTCGACGAAGCGTAATCGAAGATCTCGCCTTCCTTGTCAACAACCTCAGCCGTAGCCAGTCCCCAAACTTCGCGCCTGGCTTCGTCAACTTTCGTGAGCGCAGCAAAGAGTTGGATTTTCCTCATGGGTTTTCTTACGCATCCGCACAGTTCACAACGGGACACGGATCGCACGGACTAACCAGAAAGCAGCGCAAGCAAATCTCTTCCTCAATCGGTGTGATCCGTAACATCCGCGCGATCCCTGTCCTGTTTGGCAGTTGCAGTTGTGTTTAGCCGACAGCCGACTGCCGAACGCCGATAGCCTGCCTTCCCAACGACTCTCTCACCTCATCCACCGTCAGAATCCCCGACTGGACGTAGATCTGGTTGATCTGTGCCTGCTCGAGCTTGTTCTCGTCCTTGCGCTCGCCCCAGGCGAATTCGACGTGGTCATAGCCGAAGTACTTACGAACGAGTCCATTGATCAGCGAGGCCAGCCAGTTCAGCAGCGGCGTGATGCCGTCTTCATCGGACTGCTCTTTCGCTGTCTCAGCAGTAGCGCGATTCATCTGCTTGATCAGCGCCTGCGGCGAGATGGAGAAGGCCCAGCAGACGACGCGCGCCAGCCATTCATCGAGATCGCCCGCGAGCGGAGGCTCTTTGGTGAACTGGATCGCGTCCTTGTCGCCCGAATTGGGAATGAAGATCACCCTGCGCCGCTTGGCTATGTTGCCGGCGAGCTCACCATCAAACCAAGTCTGGAATTCCTTAATGTTGTCGGTGTTCCACGTCTGTGGTGACTGGCAGATCGCCTCCGGCACGTTGCCTTCGGTGAAGTAGGCCAGCGTAGACATCTGCCGTCGCAGCGCCAGATTGATGGTGACAATGATCTGCTCCACCGGCGAGTAACCATAAAACTTGTGAGCCCGCAGGTTGCGCGGACGATACACCAGCTCGACGGCAGTAAAGTCGATCGCCGGAACGCCTTTGAGAATCTGCTGATAGGCAATCTCCGGGGGAGCAGGCGTGCGTCCCATTTCGTCGATCACACGCTTGATCGTCGCTCCATCGATTACCTCAAGCCGCCGAACCTTCTTCCCGGCAGACCAGACACTCCCACGCTCATCGACAGTCGCAGCCAACGTGACTGCATCGATCACCAGCAAGTCCTCGATGATCATCCGCAACCAATCCGAGAACTCATGCTCACCATCAGGACAACGAAAGAATTCCGTAAGCTCGTCAATTTTCGAAAGGGAGCGCCGGGCGCTCCCGCCCGGCGAACCATGCTGCGTCGTTTCCCGAAACGACCAGGGTATCTTGCTCACCTGGTCCTTCCGCGTCTCAATCGCGATCCGCACCAGATCAAACGAATCGGCCAGGTCGCGCATCTGCTGAAAGCTGACCGCTTCATACCCACGCGGCAGGGCCATCAGGTTCACACCGGAGGGATAATCAAAGCGCCGAGGCGGCGTCTCCGCAGGCGCAACCTGCGGCAGAGGGCTCAGCGGCCCGAACCAGGCGTCAAAACTCGCTCTCATCCTTTGTCCAATGCGCTCGAGCAATCCCGGATCGAGAGGCTTTGCATTGCCGCCACGAATTCGTTCCGTCATTTTTTTCATCTCGCTATTGGTTGCTGGGGAAGGCTAAAGCTTTGAACACGGAGGACACTGAGGTCGCGGAGGGTTGCTGTCTCGAAGACGGGCAATCTCGATCATTCTTCGCATCGTCGTTCGCATTGTCGAAACGACCCTTCCACATCCCTCTGTGTCCTCCGTGTCCTCCGTGTTCAAATCGCTTTTATTCCCCGTGCAATCGGGCTCAATATCCCACCACAAACCGGTCCGTACAACTCCCCGCCGAAGCCGTGGTGTTTACTTCCTGAAAACTAAAAGCCCGCTGCGGCAGACGGACTGAGACACTCAACGTCCCTCCAGTGGTGTTCGGCGCGAGTTCCGAAGCGATATAGATCTGCTGCGCTCCAACCGGAAGGTTCGTCACCAACATGTAAGTTCCGTCAATTGTCACGCCGTCTTCCTTGTACGTATTCACCTGCACGTTCGCGATCTGCGTGCAGTTCACGAACAGCGTCGACTTCGTAACCGCGCTCATGTTCACAACCGCGCTCGCGCTGGTTGTTCCCGAAGCAGGAAGCGTAACCGCGTTATGCGCCAGGTCCGCCGGCGAGTAGATCAAATGAGGCTGCGGACGCGGCGTGATCGTTCGACCGCTCTTGTCGATGTCAGGCGGAATGTTCGTGGATTGCGCGATAGCAAAAAGCGCGACAGCCGTTGCCACCAGGCCGATGCAGATGATTCGATTCATGAATGCTCCTGAGATTTCTGAGAGGGCTGGAATCCGCGACCATGCCCAAGCCCGCAGGGCCGAAATAAAGAAAGCCCAGCGGCCTCCCGGGCCAGCCGCGCCGGAGGCGCCAAACGTGAAAGCCCAGCATGAAATGCCCGGTTTTCGGCATTGAAATGCTGGGTTGCCGCAATAAATCAGATCCCAAGTCCCGGAGGGACGGCATATGCCCCCGCCATTGCCCCAATCCCATCTTGGAATGATGATCGCCCCTCCCGCGCCGGAGGCGCCAAATGTGAAAGCCCAGCATGAAATGCCCGGTTTTCGGCATTGAAATGCTGGGTTGGCGTGTAAATCAGATCGCAAGTCCCGGAGGGACGGCACCTGCCCACGCCCAATTGCGTGAACGAATGCCGCCCCTCTGGGGCTAACATTGTTTTTGAAACACCGACCCAGGGCTGAAGCCGCTGGGCTTTCTCATTTCGGCCCTCCGGGCCTGGTGCTCTGCGCGTCGCGCATCGGAGAAAAACCGAAATATTAACCAATGGGCACGCAACATCATGAACCTTTCGTCCTAACTTCCTTCGTGCCGTTCGTCTCCTTCGTGGTTTTCTCCGTGACTCCGAAAATGTTTAACCTGATTCCCGTTTTTGCGCTAACTCGCGGTAGTACTCATACACTGCTCCCAGCTTTCGATTGAGGTACTCCAGCGCCTGTGAACAGGCATCTACCTGGTCATCGTGCGCGGCGCCGGGAAAGCGCGTGAGCTCCTCGACAAAATCTCCCACCCATGACGCCCGCTCCGGCAAAAGCACATTGCCCGCCTCGAACAACGGCGAGACCGAATTGAGCCGTCCTATTTTGGAATCGCTGGGCTCAACCGGAATGATGCCGCTGATCTCCGATTTGAGCGATGCGATAATCGCAGG
This DNA window, taken from Acidobacteriota bacterium, encodes the following:
- a CDS encoding diversity-generating retroelement protein bAvd family protein, coding for MKDFRNLEVWQKAHQLTLSAYRATRTFPSDERFGLSGQIRSAASSIPANIAEGCGRRGDAEFHRFLQIAMGSASELEYHLLLSHDLQYLDAKDHKELSDEAVRVKRMLASLIRTVDEGGEKSRSANA